The proteins below are encoded in one region of Pelecanus crispus isolate bPelCri1 chromosome 4, bPelCri1.pri, whole genome shotgun sequence:
- the LOC142593428 gene encoding uncharacterized protein LOC142593428, which yields MVVLGLFQIAFSTLCVVSGFIDSVFRMESQLGKTRAPIWAGMVMGVPGVLALFSSQRKNPVLVNVLIVASIISCVAILIVIVYSSLTLNYGEEEELSSSPVHVIHTKFVLNKVVKGANVTMLAASICSTFVVLVMAYLGCRSLPRCSCYDSVTGMEWLQPSEDQNQAVEMVCAVQSPGGRIFNFPDRFPAQDLDAEEDASNPPPYIRMA from the exons ATGGTCGTGCTGGGTCTGTTCCAGATAGCCTTCAGCACGCTGTGCGTCGTCAGCGGGTTCATAGATAGCGTTTTCAGAATGGAGTCTCAGCTGGGCAAGACCAGAGCTCCAATTTGGGCTGGGATG GTGATGGGAGTCCCAGGCGTCctggctttgttttcctctcagaggaagaatcCAGTTCTC GTGAACGTGCTGATAGTTGCTTCCATAATCTCTTGTGTTGCCATCCTCATCGTAATAGTTTATAGCTCCCTCACGCTGAACTATGGTGAAGAGGAGGAGCTGAGTTCTTCCCCGGTCCATGTTATCCATACC AAGTTTGTACTTAATAAAGTAGTCAAGGGTGCTAACGTGACCATGCTAGCTGCCTCTATCTGCAGCACTTTTGTTGTGCTGGTGATGGCTTACTTGGGATGCCGGAGTCTTCCACGGTGCTCGTGCTATGATAGCGTAACTGGGATG GAATGGTTGCAACCTAGTGAGGACCAAAATCAGGCTGTGGAAATGGTTTGCGCTGTACAAA GCCCTGGGGGCAGAATTTTTAACTTCCCAGATCGGTTTCCAGCCCAGGACTTAGACGCAGAGGAAGATGCATCCAACCCTCCACCATATATCAGAATGGCTTGA